In Fusobacterium massiliense, a single window of DNA contains:
- a CDS encoding histidine triad nucleotide-binding protein: MATIFTKIINKEIPANIVYEDADVIAFKDIAPVAPVHVLVVPKKEIPTINDIKDEDALLIGKIYQVIGKLAKEFGIDKDGYRVVSNCNEHGGQTVFHIHFHLIGGEKLGTMV; the protein is encoded by the coding sequence ATGGCTACAATTTTTACAAAAATTATAAATAAAGAAATTCCAGCAAACATTGTATACGAAGATGCTGATGTTATAGCTTTTAAAGATATAGCACCGGTTGCACCAGTACATGTACTTGTTGTTCCTAAGAAAGAAATACCTACAATTAATGATATAAAAGATGAGGATGCTCTATTAATTGGGAAAATATATCAAGTTATAGGAAAACTTGCAAAAGAATTTGGTATAGATAAAGATGGGTATAGAGTTGTATCTAATTGTAATGAACATGGAGGACAAACTGTATTTCATATTCATTTCCATTTAATTGGTGGAGAAAAATTGGGAACTATGGTATAA
- a CDS encoding S9 family peptidase, producing the protein MKNLELRSFLEYKFLSNLDFNPNGRKIAFSVSESDIEKNLYKHFIYTLDTDTNEIKKLTHRGKEKNSLWLDNNTILFSSDRNEEIKEKIKNGETWSVFYALDTKNGGEAYEYMTLPFDVTEIKIIDNDNFIFTATFDNNSLNINNLTGEEKEKAIKLYNENKDYEILDEIPFWSNGVGFVNKKRNRLYHYDKSQNKTTEISGIFSNIEFFNLKDNKVVFGGRTYENKQPTTAELWSYDLATKKLETIIKDGLYDISYANFIEDKIVCALSDMKDFGINENHKLYLIDKDKNINLLFENDTWLSCTVGSDCRLGGGKSFKIIDNKLFFLSTMADSVYLNSIDTKGKHQVLCSEDGSIDFFDIANNKIYYVGMRNYGLQEIYILENSSSKKISSFNEKIFENYEISRPEIFDFTTNGDITKGFVIYPINYDKNKKYPAILDIHGGPKTAYGNIFYHEMQVWANMGYFVIFTNPHGSDGYGNIFADIRGKYGTVDYEDLMNFVDYVVEKYPIDKNRLGVTGGSYGGYMTNWIIGHTDRFKCAVSQRSISNWISKFGTTDIGYYFNADQNQATPWINHDKLWWHSPVKYADKAKTPTLFIHSEEDYRCWLAEGLQMFTALKYHGVDARLCMFRGENHELSRSGKPKHRIKRLEEITNWFEKYLK; encoded by the coding sequence ATGAAAAATTTAGAATTAAGAAGTTTTTTGGAATACAAATTTTTATCAAATTTAGATTTCAATCCAAATGGAAGAAAAATTGCTTTTTCTGTAAGTGAAAGTGATATTGAAAAAAATTTATATAAGCATTTTATTTACACTTTAGATACAGATACTAATGAAATTAAAAAACTTACTCATAGAGGGAAAGAAAAAAATTCTCTTTGGCTGGATAACAATACTATATTATTTTCTTCAGATAGAAACGAAGAAATAAAAGAAAAAATAAAAAATGGTGAAACTTGGTCTGTGTTTTATGCTCTTGATACAAAAAATGGTGGAGAAGCTTATGAATATATGACTCTTCCCTTTGACGTTACTGAAATTAAAATTATTGATAACGATAACTTTATTTTTACAGCAACTTTTGATAATAATTCTTTAAATATTAATAACTTAACTGGTGAAGAAAAAGAAAAAGCTATTAAACTTTACAATGAAAATAAAGATTATGAAATTTTAGATGAAATTCCTTTTTGGTCTAATGGAGTCGGATTTGTAAACAAAAAAAGAAACAGACTTTATCACTATGATAAATCACAAAATAAAACAACTGAAATTTCAGGAATTTTTTCAAACATTGAATTTTTTAATCTAAAAGATAATAAAGTTGTTTTCGGTGGAAGAACTTATGAGAATAAACAGCCAACAACTGCTGAGCTTTGGAGCTATGACTTAGCCACAAAAAAACTTGAAACTATTATTAAAGATGGTCTATATGATATTAGTTATGCAAACTTTATTGAAGATAAGATAGTATGTGCTTTAAGTGACATGAAAGATTTTGGAATTAATGAAAATCACAAGTTATACCTTATAGATAAGGATAAAAATATTAATCTTCTATTTGAAAATGACACTTGGCTTTCTTGTACTGTTGGAAGTGATTGTAGATTAGGTGGAGGAAAATCATTTAAAATAATTGATAATAAATTATTTTTCCTATCAACAATGGCTGATAGTGTATATTTAAACTCAATAGATACTAAGGGTAAACATCAGGTTTTATGCTCAGAAGATGGAAGTATAGATTTCTTTGATATTGCAAATAATAAAATTTATTATGTTGGTATGAGAAATTATGGTCTACAAGAAATATATATTTTAGAAAATTCTAGCTCTAAAAAAATATCAAGTTTTAACGAAAAAATATTTGAAAACTATGAAATTTCTAGACCAGAAATTTTTGATTTTACTACAAATGGAGATATTACAAAAGGCTTTGTTATTTATCCGATTAATTATGACAAAAACAAAAAATATCCAGCAATATTAGATATCCATGGTGGTCCAAAAACAGCTTATGGAAATATTTTTTACCACGAAATGCAAGTTTGGGCAAATATGGGATACTTCGTTATTTTTACTAATCCTCATGGAAGCGATGGATATGGAAATATATTTGCAGATATAAGAGGAAAATATGGAACTGTTGATTATGAAGACCTTATGAATTTTGTTGATTATGTAGTTGAAAAATATCCTATTGATAAGAATAGACTTGGAGTTACTGGTGGTTCGTATGGTGGTTATATGACAAACTGGATTATAGGCCATACAGATAGATTTAAATGTGCAGTTTCTCAAAGAAGTATTTCAAACTGGATTTCAAAATTTGGAACTACTGATATTGGTTACTATTTTAATGCTGATCAAAATCAAGCTACTCCTTGGATTAATCATGATAAATTATGGTGGCATTCTCCTGTAAAATATGCTGATAAAGCTAAAACTCCAACTTTATTTATACATTCAGAAGAAGACTATAGATGTTGGCTTGCTGAAGGTTTACAAATGTTTACTGCTTTAAAATATCATGGCGTTGATGCTAGACTTTGTATGTTTAGAGGAGAAAATCACGAATTATCAAGAAGTGGTAAGCCAAAACATAGAATTAAAAGATTAGAAGAAATCACAAATTGGTTTGAAAAATATTTAAAATAA
- a CDS encoding DUF1858 domain-containing protein has protein sequence MVTKDMNIMEVVEKYPVAVEVFQRHGLGCVGCMIASGETLGEGIEAHGLDAEAIISEINELIKK, from the coding sequence ATGGTAACTAAAGATATGAATATAATGGAAGTAGTTGAAAAATATCCAGTAGCTGTTGAAGTATTTCAAAGACATGGTCTTGGATGTGTAGGATGTATGATAGCTTCAGGAGAAACTTTGGGAGAAGGAATTGAAGCTCACGGATTAGATGCAGAAGCAATAATATCTGAAATCAACGAATTAATAAAAAAATAG
- a CDS encoding sulfite exporter TauE/SafE family protein, protein MFTELFNDFSIEKFLILAFFCFFAAVVDAISGGGGLISLPAYFAVGFPPHIALGTNKLSAFLSTFASAFKFWKAKKINTEIVSKLFIFSLAGAVLGVKTAVSIDSKYFTPISFGILIIVFIYALKNKKLGEDNFYRGTTPKTIIYGKIMAFALGFYDGFLGPGTAAFLMFCLIKIFKLDFSSASGNTKILNLSSNFASLIVFAYFGKLNWTYGILIALVMTVGAIIGSRLAIYKGNKFIKPMFLIVTSVLIIKMSFEIFFK, encoded by the coding sequence ATGTTCACAGAATTATTTAATGATTTTAGTATTGAAAAATTTCTTATTCTTGCTTTTTTTTGTTTCTTTGCAGCAGTAGTTGATGCTATTTCTGGAGGGGGAGGTTTAATTTCTCTTCCTGCATACTTTGCTGTAGGTTTTCCTCCACATATAGCCTTAGGAACAAATAAACTTTCAGCTTTTCTTTCAACTTTTGCTAGTGCATTTAAATTTTGGAAAGCTAAAAAAATTAATACTGAAATAGTTTCTAAACTTTTTATTTTTTCACTTGCTGGAGCTGTTCTAGGAGTAAAAACTGCTGTTTCTATAGATTCAAAATATTTTACTCCAATTTCTTTTGGAATTTTAATAATAGTTTTTATCTATGCATTAAAAAATAAAAAACTAGGAGAAGATAATTTTTATAGGGGAACTACTCCGAAAACTATTATTTATGGAAAAATTATGGCTTTTGCTCTAGGTTTTTACGATGGTTTTTTAGGTCCAGGAACTGCTGCTTTTTTGATGTTCTGTTTGATAAAAATCTTTAAACTAGACTTTTCATCGGCTAGTGGAAATACAAAAATTTTAAATTTATCAAGTAATTTTGCAAGTTTAATTGTCTTTGCTTATTTTGGAAAATTAAATTGGACTTATGGAATTTTAATTGCTTTAGTTATGACTGTAGGTGCTATTATAGGTTCTAGATTAGCTATTTATAAGGGAAATAAATTTATAAAGCCTATGTTTTTAATCGTTACAAGTGTTCTTATCATAAAGATGTCTTTTGAAATATTTTTCAAATAA
- a CDS encoding patatin-like phospholipase family protein — translation MKKLILFIYIILNLNFLYAENLELKLNEDVKIEEIQNQIKNLENKIDSLKKVKSEKEKNNLKVALVLSGGGAKGYAHLGVLKILEKENIKIDYITGTSVGALIGTLYSMGYKVEEIEAILDKLNVENFLESGTDISNLALDKKESLRKYSFYINFDNELNYSLPKGLRDTETMYLEVKNLTRKFENIKNFDDFPIPLRIIATNLNTGNTEAFSKGDVARVLTASMAIPTILEPVEINGNLYVDGLVSRNLPVQDAYDMGADIVIASDVGTAVIKKDNYNILSVLNQMIAIQSSYITKESREKASILISPNLKDISAIDTSKKLDLIHLGELATLEQINNLNKLPKNFEKRTVSNIIKKENKENFIIKKIVFDSKFDDNTKDILNNIFNSLLYKEITEEDIENKMLDVYNLKYVNKLYYHITDDALYLEGEKGHLNRVGLGVDYRTGYGATFNVGTDLFFNGKFGNNVNLNLKVGDYLGANLGTLSYYGLKNKVGILTNIGYEESPFFLYDQKRKTAKFLNRDLFFNLGLFTQLTNNTMLSYGVLSKVSTLKLDTGEENSKKLEYSNNTNKTYVRLKYDKLDSISNPMKGIKVDAIYNLANSFGSSKSNLYGPSYSIKGYIPTSKRSALIYGVNSAILRGDNIKANQYIKLGGMYSNIDNNEFEFYGFNFQEKQVKDFFSFTFGFKRKVLYSLYFSAKYNIATFTENKSLDDNKNRSKLWKDYYNGLGLSLNYDSPIGPIEFSVASDLKNKKPIGSISIGYKLD, via the coding sequence TTGAAAAAATTAATTTTATTCATATATATTATTTTAAATTTAAATTTTCTTTATGCTGAAAATCTGGAATTAAAATTAAATGAAGATGTCAAAATAGAAGAAATTCAAAATCAAATAAAAAATCTAGAAAATAAAATAGACTCACTTAAAAAAGTAAAATCTGAAAAAGAAAAAAATAATTTAAAAGTTGCTCTTGTTTTAAGTGGAGGTGGAGCAAAAGGTTATGCACATCTTGGAGTTTTAAAAATTTTAGAAAAAGAAAATATAAAAATCGATTATATTACTGGAACAAGTGTTGGTGCTTTGATTGGGACTCTTTACTCTATGGGTTATAAAGTTGAAGAAATTGAAGCAATATTAGATAAATTAAATGTCGAAAATTTTTTGGAATCTGGAACAGACATAAGTAATTTAGCTTTAGATAAAAAAGAAAGTTTAAGAAAATATAGTTTTTATATAAATTTTGATAACGAGTTAAATTATTCCTTACCTAAAGGATTAAGAGATACGGAAACAATGTATTTGGAAGTTAAAAATTTAACTAGAAAATTTGAAAATATAAAGAATTTTGATGATTTCCCAATTCCATTAAGAATTATAGCTACAAACCTAAATACAGGTAATACTGAAGCTTTTTCTAAGGGAGATGTTGCTAGAGTGCTAACTGCAAGTATGGCTATACCAACAATTTTAGAGCCTGTTGAAATAAATGGAAATCTCTATGTTGACGGTCTTGTTAGTAGAAACCTGCCCGTTCAAGATGCTTATGATATGGGAGCTGATATTGTTATTGCTTCAGATGTTGGAACTGCTGTTATAAAAAAAGATAACTACAATATACTTAGTGTCTTAAATCAAATGATAGCTATTCAATCATCATATATAACAAAAGAGTCGAGAGAAAAGGCTTCAATTTTAATTAGTCCCAATTTAAAAGATATTTCAGCTATTGACACATCTAAAAAATTGGATTTAATTCATCTTGGAGAACTTGCAACTCTAGAGCAAATAAACAACTTAAATAAATTGCCTAAAAACTTTGAAAAAAGAACTGTTTCTAATATTATTAAAAAAGAAAATAAAGAAAACTTTATTATTAAAAAAATTGTTTTTGATTCTAAGTTTGATGATAATACTAAAGATATTTTAAATAATATCTTTAACTCATTGCTTTATAAAGAAATTACAGAAGAAGATATAGAAAATAAGATGCTTGATGTTTATAATTTAAAATATGTAAACAAGCTTTATTATCATATAACTGACGACGCTTTATATCTTGAAGGAGAAAAAGGTCATTTAAATAGAGTAGGTCTTGGAGTAGACTATCGTACAGGTTATGGAGCAACATTTAATGTTGGAACTGATTTATTCTTTAATGGTAAATTTGGAAACAACGTTAATTTAAATCTGAAAGTTGGAGACTACTTAGGTGCTAATCTAGGAACTTTAAGCTATTATGGTTTAAAAAATAAAGTTGGTATACTAACTAATATCGGTTATGAAGAAAGTCCATTTTTCTTATATGACCAAAAAAGAAAAACTGCTAAATTTTTGAATAGAGACTTATTTTTTAACTTAGGTCTATTCACTCAACTTACAAATAATACTATGTTATCTTATGGAGTTTTATCTAAAGTTTCAACCTTAAAATTAGATACCGGAGAAGAAAATTCTAAGAAGTTAGAATATTCTAACAACACAAACAAAACTTATGTAAGATTAAAATATGATAAATTAGATTCAATTTCTAATCCAATGAAAGGTATAAAAGTTGATGCTATATATAATTTAGCTAACTCTTTTGGAAGTTCAAAATCAAATTTATATGGACCTTCTTATAGTATTAAAGGATATATTCCTACAAGTAAAAGATCAGCTCTTATCTATGGTGTTAACTCTGCTATACTTAGAGGGGATAATATCAAAGCAAATCAATATATCAAACTAGGTGGAATGTACAGTAATATTGATAACAATGAATTTGAATTTTATGGTTTTAATTTCCAAGAAAAACAAGTTAAAGACTTCTTTAGTTTTACATTTGGTTTTAAAAGAAAAGTACTTTACTCACTGTATTTTAGTGCAAAATACAATATTGCAACATTTACAGAAAATAAATCTTTAGATGACAATAAAAATAGAAGCAAACTATGGAAAGATTATTATAACGGACTTGGACTTTCTCTTAATTATGATTCTCCTATTGGTCCTATTGAATTTTCTGTTGCCAGTGATTTAAAAAATAAAAAACCTATTGGAAGCATTTCCATAGGTTATAAATTAGACTAA
- the rfaD gene encoding ADP-glyceromanno-heptose 6-epimerase, whose amino-acid sequence MIIVTGGAGMIGSAFVWKLNEMGRKDILIVDKLRKENKWLNIRKREYYDWIDKDNLQDWLSSKENADKIEAVIHMGACSATTETDGDFLMDNNFGYTKFLWNFCAEKNIKYIYASSAATYGMGELGYNDDVSPEELQKLMPLNKYGYSKKFFDDWAFKQESKPKQWNGLKFFNVYGPQEYHKGRMASMIFHTYNQFKENGYVKLFKSYKEGFKDGEQLRDFVYVKDVVDIMYFMLTNDVESGIYNIGTGKARSFMDLSMATMRAASGDENLKREDVVELIPMPEDLQGKYQYFTEAKIEKLRKIGYTKKLYTLEEGVKDYVQNYLAKEDSYL is encoded by the coding sequence ATGATAATAGTTACTGGTGGAGCTGGAATGATAGGAAGTGCTTTCGTATGGAAGCTAAATGAGATGGGAAGAAAAGATATCTTAATAGTGGATAAATTAAGAAAAGAAAATAAATGGTTAAATATTAGAAAAAGAGAATATTACGATTGGATAGATAAAGATAATTTACAAGATTGGTTATCTTCTAAAGAGAATGCAGATAAGATAGAAGCAGTTATTCATATGGGAGCTTGCTCAGCAACAACAGAAACTGATGGAGATTTCTTAATGGATAATAACTTCGGATACACTAAATTTTTATGGAATTTTTGTGCTGAAAAAAATATAAAATACATTTATGCATCTTCAGCAGCAACTTATGGTATGGGTGAACTTGGATATAACGATGATGTAAGCCCTGAAGAGCTACAAAAACTAATGCCTTTAAACAAATATGGTTACTCAAAGAAATTTTTTGACGATTGGGCTTTTAAACAAGAATCAAAGCCAAAACAATGGAATGGATTAAAATTCTTTAATGTTTATGGACCTCAAGAATATCATAAAGGTAGAATGGCATCTATGATTTTCCATACATACAATCAATTTAAAGAAAATGGATATGTAAAACTTTTTAAATCATATAAAGAAGGATTTAAAGATGGAGAACAATTAAGAGATTTTGTGTATGTAAAAGATGTAGTTGATATAATGTATTTTATGTTGACTAATGATGTGGAATCTGGAATCTATAACATAGGTACAGGAAAAGCAAGAAGCTTTATGGACTTATCTATGGCAACAATGAGAGCAGCATCAGGAGATGAAAATTTAAAAAGAGAAGATGTTGTTGAATTGATACCTATGCCTGAAGATTTACAAGGGAAATATCAATATTTTACTGAAGCCAAAATAGAGAAACTTAGAAAAATAGGGTACACTAAAAAATTATACACTTTAGAAGAAGGTGTGAAAGACTATGTTCAAAATTATTTAGCAAAAGAAGATTCTTATCTATAG
- a CDS encoding undecaprenyl-diphosphate phosphatase, with the protein MGALILVVILSIVEGITEFLPVSSTGHMILVNQFFGNNVLSEHFINSFLIIIQLGAILSVVVYFWKDVSPFVSNKKEFIQRFRLWLKIIVGALPAAIIGLMLDDIIDKYLMNNVMIIAITLILYGIIFIVIEYLNKKNKLNTTVTKFSSLKYRTAFLIGFFQCLAMIPGTSRSGATIIGALLLGLARPIAAEFSFYLAIPTMLGATFLKLLKNGLSFTNQEWIYLGLGSFISFVVAYIVIKWFMNFIKRRSFASFGLYRIILGIIILIILIK; encoded by the coding sequence GTGGGAGCATTAATATTAGTTGTAATTCTTTCTATTGTGGAAGGAATTACAGAATTTTTACCTGTTAGCAGTACAGGTCATATGATACTTGTTAATCAATTTTTTGGTAATAATGTTTTGTCTGAACATTTTATTAACAGTTTTTTAATTATAATTCAACTTGGAGCAATACTTTCAGTTGTAGTTTATTTTTGGAAAGATGTCAGTCCTTTTGTAAGCAACAAAAAAGAATTTATACAAAGATTTAGATTATGGCTGAAAATAATTGTTGGAGCTTTACCTGCTGCAATTATAGGACTTATGTTAGATGATATTATAGATAAGTATTTAATGAATAATGTAATGATAATAGCAATAACTTTGATACTATATGGAATTATTTTTATTGTAATAGAATATCTAAACAAGAAAAATAAATTAAATACAACTGTTACTAAATTTTCTTCATTGAAATATAGAACAGCATTTTTAATTGGATTTTTTCAATGCTTAGCTATGATACCAGGAACATCAAGATCTGGAGCTACGATAATAGGAGCCTTACTTTTAGGTTTGGCAAGACCGATAGCAGCAGAATTTTCATTCTATTTAGCTATACCAACAATGCTAGGTGCAACATTTTTAAAGTTGTTAAAAAATGGATTGTCATTTACAAATCAAGAATGGATTTATTTAGGACTAGGTTCATTTATTTCTTTCGTTGTAGCTTATATTGTTATAAAATGGTTTATGAATTTTATAAAAAGAAGAAGTTTTGCTTCTTTTGGGTTATATAGAATAATATTAGGAATTATAATTTTAATAATTTTAATAAAATAA
- the rfbC gene encoding dTDP-4-dehydrorhamnose 3,5-epimerase, whose protein sequence is MKFKKIETEIQDLVIIEPTVFEDNRGFFLESYNYNDFKEIGIDNIFVQDNHSKSSKGVLRGLHFQKGEFAQAKLVRVLKGAVLDVAVDLRKDSQTFGKYVAIELSEENKKMFFIPRGLAHGFLALTDEVESYYKCDNFYTPQAEDGLVWNDANLKIEWNFKKYNINEKELIISEKDKKNKTFFEYKKENKID, encoded by the coding sequence ATGAAATTTAAAAAAATAGAAACAGAAATACAAGATTTAGTTATAATTGAACCAACAGTATTTGAAGATAATAGAGGATTTTTTTTAGAAAGCTACAACTATAATGATTTTAAAGAAATAGGAATAGATAATATTTTTGTTCAGGATAATCACTCAAAATCTTCAAAAGGAGTATTAAGGGGATTGCACTTTCAAAAAGGAGAGTTTGCTCAAGCAAAACTTGTAAGAGTTTTAAAAGGGGCAGTTCTTGATGTGGCAGTTGATTTGAGAAAAGATAGTCAAACTTTTGGAAAGTATGTTGCTATTGAACTAAGTGAAGAAAATAAAAAAATGTTTTTTATACCAAGAGGTCTTGCTCATGGTTTCTTAGCTTTAACAGATGAAGTAGAAAGTTATTATAAATGTGATAATTTTTATACACCACAAGCTGAGGACGGACTTGTTTGGAATGATGCTAACTTAAAAATAGAGTGGAATTTTAAGAAATATAATATAAATGAGAAAGAATTAATAATTTCTGAAAAAGATAAAAAAAATAAAACATTTTTTGAATATAAAAAAGAAAATAAAATAGACTAG
- the rfbD gene encoding dTDP-4-dehydrorhamnose reductase, whose product MKLIFGANGKLGTDFKELFDSLGEKYLATDKDELDITNGDFLRAYIQTMNQNYGVDTIINCAAYNDVDKAEEEKELCYKMNAEVPANLAKIASEIGANYITYSTDFVFNGKIANYLHNETTGFTEEDETHPTSTYSRAKNEGEILVKQIIDMPENTSKIYIVRTSWVFGKGNTNFVDKIIEWSKNNEELRIVDDQISSPTYSKDLAYYSWELIKKGAESGLYHFTNEGVASKYDQAQYILEKLAWTGKLERAKTEEFHLPAPRPKFSKLNCKKIRETLLLSIPHWKDAIDRYLKEKGEN is encoded by the coding sequence ATGAAATTAATATTTGGAGCTAATGGAAAATTAGGAACGGATTTTAAAGAGTTATTTGATTCGTTGGGAGAGAAATATCTTGCAACTGATAAGGATGAATTAGATATAACAAATGGAGATTTTTTAAGAGCATATATACAAACTATGAATCAAAATTATGGAGTTGATACTATAATAAATTGTGCAGCGTATAATGATGTTGATAAAGCTGAAGAAGAAAAAGAATTATGCTATAAAATGAATGCTGAAGTACCTGCAAATTTGGCAAAAATAGCTTCAGAAATAGGTGCAAACTATATAACTTATTCAACAGATTTTGTTTTCAATGGGAAAATAGCTAATTATTTACATAATGAGACTACAGGATTTACAGAAGAAGATGAAACACATCCAACTTCAACATATTCAAGAGCTAAAAATGAGGGAGAAATTTTGGTTAAACAAATAATAGATATGCCAGAAAATACTTCAAAAATATATATTGTTAGAACTTCTTGGGTATTTGGAAAAGGAAATACAAACTTTGTTGACAAGATTATAGAATGGTCAAAAAACAATGAAGAATTGAGAATAGTAGATGATCAAATATCTTCTCCGACTTATTCAAAAGATTTAGCATATTACAGTTGGGAACTTATAAAAAAAGGTGCTGAAAGTGGATTGTATCACTTTACAAATGAAGGAGTAGCTTCTAAATATGATCAAGCTCAATATATTTTGGAAAAGTTAGCTTGGACCGGGAAATTAGAAAGAGCAAAGACTGAAGAATTTCATTTGCCAGCTCCTAGACCTAAATTTAGTAAGCTTAACTGTAAAAAAATAAGAGAAACATTACTTCTTTCAATACCTCATTGGAAAGATGCAATAGATAGATATTTGAAAGAAAAAGGAGAAAATTAA
- a CDS encoding GumC domain-containing protein, giving the protein MDRDLVELDNEYKEEEIDIYQLIDIFVRNIKTFVIIFIIGLIATAVFVGKKVLLDKKNVLSIQYTLNYDELESYLNGKVFYPKKSPTDILLDDTYLKKLFENKELNSLYEASVTEDRENITTKRRFLNKNKILENLSMKKVVPKGEEESVSANAYKLTVVTKRNLDKDKKIAYSILESYLEVLKKYYQEKMFNFIGERKKFLEKSLPILKKELEKNAVDKAGLNVSSTINGDNYLKYVYPIKVSNIDSYYPDYTRYENEYQAIQNMFELNLDDVNNFIKYDSSIIEEKEKSKNLLFLGIGIFLSFALGVVGAFGREFVKSYKKSK; this is encoded by the coding sequence ATGGATAGAGATCTTGTTGAGCTAGATAATGAGTACAAGGAAGAAGAAATAGATATATATCAGCTGATAGATATATTTGTTAGAAATATAAAAACTTTTGTAATAATATTTATTATTGGACTTATAGCAACAGCAGTTTTTGTTGGGAAGAAAGTTTTGTTAGATAAGAAAAATGTTTTATCAATTCAGTATACATTGAATTATGATGAATTAGAAAGTTATTTAAATGGGAAAGTTTTTTATCCTAAAAAAAGCCCTACAGATATACTTTTAGATGATACATATTTAAAAAAATTATTTGAAAATAAAGAATTAAACTCTTTATATGAAGCTTCTGTGACAGAAGATAGAGAAAATATTACTACGAAAAGAAGATTTTTAAATAAAAACAAAATACTAGAAAATCTTTCTATGAAAAAGGTGGTTCCAAAAGGTGAAGAAGAGTCAGTTTCTGCTAATGCATATAAACTTACAGTAGTAACTAAAAGGAATTTAGATAAAGATAAGAAAATAGCATACAGTATTCTAGAGTCATATTTGGAAGTATTAAAAAAATATTATCAAGAAAAAATGTTTAATTTTATAGGAGAACGAAAAAAGTTTTTAGAAAAATCGTTGCCAATACTTAAGAAAGAATTAGAAAAGAATGCTGTTGATAAGGCAGGACTTAACGTAAGTTCTACAATAAATGGAGATAACTATTTGAAATATGTTTATCCAATAAAAGTATCTAATATAGATTCATATTATCCAGACTACACTCGTTATGAAAATGAGTATCAAGCTATTCAAAATATGTTTGAATTAAATTTAGATGATGTGAATAATTTTATAAAATATGATAGTTCAATAATAGAAGAAAAAGAAAAAAGTAAAAATCTATTATTTTTAGGAATTGGGATATTTTTAAGTTTTGCTTTAGGTGTTGTTGGAGCTTTTGGAAGAGAGTTTGTAAAAAGTTATAAGAAGAGTAAATAA